Proteins encoded in a region of the Fusarium falciforme chromosome 6, complete sequence genome:
- a CDS encoding MFS domain-containing protein: MAHLFRTTAFGATARAISGDRLLAFPTEKHKYPESHTSDTLQGGGQGVVVVGWESSDDPENPHNWSTARKTGVSFLICMYTFTIYCGSSIYVPSTEQVTESFDVSETVASLGLALYVLGYGLGPLLFSPLSEMPYIGRNPIYIITFAIFIILSVAAALCQTFAGFLVVRFLQGFFGSPCLATGAATLTDMFSVIYIPYSLAAWSGAMYCGPALGPLLSGFSVTAKSWRWSMWELLWLSGFMFIPLFFFLPETSTPTLLYYKAKRLQKETNSSRYVSESISSNTASRKDIAKMALIKPFEITLKDPAIAFVNIYTSFTYGIYYSFFEVFPLVYPKIYGMNLGESSAVFVCVLIACLLGAFQYCSWYRIFTEKRFKKLGTFDSPETYLRPGLGGVFGVTAGMFLFGWAARGSIHWVVPTIGIVMYCGCGFVVGIGIFIYLPLSYPQYAASLFAANDAMRSSFAAAAILFGRPLYINMGVAKGCSLLGGLSVFGVIGFWYLFIYGEKLRKKSRFTVHDESRDSS; encoded by the exons ATGGCGCACCTCTTCCGAACGACGGCCTTTGGCGCCACCGCACGAGCGATATCCGGCGACCGACTCCTGGCGTTTCCAACCGAAAAGCACAAATACCCAGAGAGCCATACTTCAGACACATTGCAGGGTGGTGGTCAGGGTGTAGTGGTTGTTGGGTG GGAGTCGAGCGACGACCCGGAGAACCCTCATAACTGGTCAACAGCGAGAAAAACTGGGGTTTCGTTTCTGATATG CATGTATACGTTTACAATCTACTGCGGATCTTCCATCTATGTCCCCAGCACCGA ACAGGTTACCGAGTCCTTTGATGTTTCCGAAACTGTCGCGTCTCTTGGTCTGGCCCTATATGTCCTTGGCT ATGGGCTTGGCCCATTGCTATTCTCCCCCTTGAGTGAGATGCCCTACATCGGCCGAAATCCCATATACATAATCACCTTTGCCATCTTTATAATCCTCTCCGTCGCTGCGGCTTTGTGCCAAACATTTGCTGGCTTTCTTGTCGTCAGGTTCCTCCAGGGCTTCTTTGGCAGCCCGTGCCTAGCAACTGGAGCTGCAACATTGACTGATATG TTCTCTGTTATCTACATCCCCTACAGTCTTGCGGCATGGTCTGGCGCCATGTATTGTGGCCCTGCGCTGGGACCTTTACTCTCTGGATTCTCCGTCACCGCAAAGAG CTGGCGATGGTCAATGTGGGAGCTCCTCTGGCTCTCTGGCTTCATGTTCATCCcgcttttcttctttttgcccGAAACTTCGACGCCGACACTCCTGTACTACAAGGCCAAGCGTCTTCAAAAGGAAACAAATTCCTCGAGATACGTCTCAGAATCCATAAGCTCCAACACGGCCTCACGTAAGGACATTGCTAAAATGGCCTTGATAAAGCCGTTTGAAATCACTCTCAAGGATCCAGCTATCGCTTTTGTCAATATTTAC ACTTCCTTCACATACGGCATCTATTACTCCTTCTTCGAAGTCTTTCCACTTGTATACCCAAAGATCTACGGCATGAACCTCGGCGAGTCAAGCGCAGTTTTCGTCTGCGTCCTCATAGCATGCCTTCTTGGCGCTTTCCAATATTGCTCCTGGTACCGTATCTTCACCGAAAAGCGCTTCAAAAAGCTAGGCACTTTTGATTCCCCCGAAACATACCTACGCCCTGGGCTTGGAGGAGTCTTTGGTGTCACAGCTGGTATGTTCTTATTCGGCTGGGCTGCTCGAGGCTCTATCCATTGGGTTGTGCCAACCATCGGCATCGTCATGTATTGTGGATGCGGATTTGTTGTTGGAATCGGCATCTTTATCTACTTGCCACTGAGTTATCCGCAGTACGCAGCCAGTCTCTTTGCCGCGAACGATGCAATGAGGAGCTcatttgctgctgctgcgatcCTCTTCGGGAGACCGCTGTATATCAACATGGGTGTTGCAAAGGGTTGCAGTCTGCTGGGTGGCTTGAGTGTATTTGGTGTGATTGGTTTCTGGTACTTGTTCATCTATGGCGAAAAGCTTCGCAAGAAGAGTCGATTCACCGTGCATGACGAAAGTCGAGATTCATCGTAA